Proteins encoded in a region of the Acidobacteriota bacterium genome:
- a CDS encoding sulfurtransferase: protein MSDIAARGYAHPEMLASTEWVAEHLNDPNVRLVESNEDTLLYASGHVPGAVHVDWTADLNDPVRRDYITEKGFSALASRIGITPKTTVVFYGDKNNWWACYALWVFQLFGHKNVRIMDGGRIKWEREGRPMTKDVPAIKPARYPAVERNDKPVRAFRPEVLVHVKGKGQIVDVRSPEEYAGTRMHMPDYPNEGALRGGHIPGAKSVPWARAVNPDDGTFKTANELADLYLKTNKLKKDKPTIAYCRIGERSSHTWFALKYLLGFKNVKNYDGSWTEWGNSVGLPIEK, encoded by the coding sequence ATGTCCGACATTGCTGCACGCGGCTACGCGCACCCCGAGATGCTCGCGTCCACCGAGTGGGTCGCCGAGCACTTGAACGATCCCAACGTCCGCTTGGTCGAGTCGAACGAAGACACGCTGCTCTACGCGTCCGGGCACGTTCCGGGCGCCGTCCACGTGGACTGGACGGCCGATCTGAACGATCCCGTCCGGCGCGACTACATCACCGAGAAGGGGTTCTCGGCGCTCGCGTCGCGCATCGGCATCACACCGAAGACGACGGTCGTCTTCTACGGCGACAAGAACAACTGGTGGGCGTGCTATGCGCTCTGGGTCTTCCAGTTGTTCGGCCACAAGAACGTCCGGATCATGGACGGCGGCCGGATCAAGTGGGAGCGCGAGGGCCGGCCGATGACGAAAGACGTGCCGGCGATCAAGCCGGCGCGCTACCCGGCGGTCGAGCGCAACGACAAGCCGGTCCGCGCGTTCCGGCCCGAGGTGCTGGTGCACGTGAAGGGCAAGGGGCAGATCGTGGACGTCCGGAGCCCCGAGGAGTACGCGGGCACGCGGATGCACATGCCCGACTACCCGAACGAGGGCGCGCTCCGTGGCGGCCACATCCCGGGCGCGAAGAGCGTCCCCTGGGCGCGCGCGGTCAACCCGGACGACGGCACGTTCAAGACGGCGAACGAGCTCGCCGACCTCTACCTGAAGACGAACAAGCTGAAGAAGGACAAGCCGACCATCGCGTACTGCCGCATCGGCGAGCGCAGCAGCCACACCTGGTTCGCGTTGAAGTACCTGCTCGGGTTCAAGAACGTCAAGAACTACGACGGCTCGTGGACGGAGTGGGGCAATTCGGTCGGGTTGCCCATCGAGAAGTGA
- a CDS encoding SufE family protein, with protein sequence MPALPQTLQAVLETFEMFSDPADRTGLLLSYADQFREVPAAVASRPFPKHHLVPHCESEAYVWALKQPDGTLKLHFAVENPSGISAKALATILDRSLSGLPPSEIAAVTPDIVEKIFRQNISMGKGMGLMSMVQAVRSLAKAAEAGR encoded by the coding sequence ATGCCGGCGCTGCCTCAGACACTCCAGGCGGTGCTCGAGACCTTCGAGATGTTCAGCGATCCGGCGGATCGCACCGGCCTGCTGCTGAGCTACGCGGATCAGTTCAGGGAGGTGCCGGCCGCGGTCGCGAGCCGGCCGTTCCCAAAGCACCATCTCGTGCCGCACTGCGAGTCCGAAGCGTACGTGTGGGCGCTGAAGCAGCCGGACGGCACGCTCAAGCTGCACTTCGCGGTCGAGAACCCGTCCGGCATCTCGGCCAAAGCGCTCGCGACGATCCTCGACCGATCGCTATCGGGCCTGCCCCCGTCCGAGATCGCCGCCGTCACGCCCGACATCGTCGAGAAGATCTTCCGGCAGAACATCTCGATGGGCAAAGGGATGGGCCTGATGTCGATGGTGCAGGCGGTGCGCAGCCTGGCGAAGGCGGCCGAAGCGGGACGCTAG
- a CDS encoding M20/M25/M40 family metallo-hydrolase yields MADLPDVDIASVLADIRQLSSADFGGRAPGSAGEQRTVDYLVRRFQEAGAAPGHPDGGWVQHVPLVSLRAHTFTDLVVAFDDHRERFQPHEEVVAFSRRVTDDITVNDSEIVFVGYGVQASEYGWDDFKGVDVRGKTIVVLVNDPPVPLDPSKPDELDPAMFTGRAMTYYGRWTYKCEKAAELGAAAVLIVHETGPAGYPFTVVQGMDGERFDLVTPDRNMRRAAIEGWLSRDAAVRLLARAGLDFDELKSRARTREFAPVALGGRASMSFRQTLRTVDSRNVIAKIPGGDPAVADEHVLYVAHWDHLGTSETPRGTAVHHGARDNASGVAMLIEFARRFARISPRPRRTILLLVVTAEESGLLGSGYYATFPLYPLETTLAAINVDELNVWGRTRDVTVIGLGASDLDAYAAEAAAEQGRVLCADPEPEKGFYYRSDHFNFAKAGVPAFNPDSGVEFAGKPADHGQRVRAEWTEKYYHQPSDQVQDWWDLGGAAEDGKLLFALGYRVANAEAYPAWSAGREFRAVREQRLAAFRRSRDAAASRG; encoded by the coding sequence ATGGCGGATCTGCCGGACGTGGACATCGCGTCGGTCCTGGCTGACATCCGCCAGCTTTCGTCGGCCGACTTCGGCGGGCGCGCGCCCGGGTCGGCCGGAGAGCAGCGCACGGTCGACTACCTCGTGCGCCGCTTCCAGGAGGCCGGCGCCGCGCCTGGCCATCCGGACGGCGGGTGGGTGCAACACGTTCCGCTCGTCAGCCTTCGCGCCCACACGTTCACCGATCTGGTCGTGGCGTTCGACGACCATCGCGAACGCTTCCAGCCGCACGAGGAGGTCGTCGCCTTCAGCCGCCGGGTGACCGACGACATCACGGTGAACGACTCGGAGATCGTCTTCGTCGGATACGGCGTGCAGGCGTCCGAGTACGGCTGGGACGACTTCAAGGGCGTGGACGTGCGCGGGAAGACGATCGTCGTGCTCGTCAACGATCCGCCCGTGCCGCTCGATCCATCGAAGCCGGATGAGCTGGATCCCGCCATGTTCACGGGCCGCGCGATGACCTACTACGGCCGGTGGACGTACAAGTGCGAGAAAGCCGCCGAGCTCGGCGCCGCGGCCGTGCTGATCGTGCACGAGACCGGGCCGGCCGGCTATCCCTTCACGGTCGTGCAGGGCATGGACGGCGAGCGGTTCGACCTCGTCACGCCGGATCGGAACATGCGCCGGGCCGCCATCGAGGGCTGGCTGTCGCGCGACGCGGCGGTCCGGCTCCTCGCGCGCGCAGGTCTCGACTTCGACGAGCTGAAATCGCGCGCACGCACGCGGGAGTTCGCGCCGGTCGCGCTCGGCGGGCGCGCGTCGATGTCGTTCCGCCAGACGCTGCGGACCGTCGACTCCCGCAACGTGATCGCGAAGATTCCCGGCGGCGATCCCGCCGTCGCCGACGAGCACGTCCTCTACGTCGCGCACTGGGATCATCTCGGAACGTCGGAGACGCCGCGCGGGACGGCCGTCCATCACGGCGCGAGGGACAACGCGAGCGGCGTCGCGATGCTGATCGAGTTCGCGCGGCGGTTCGCGCGGATCTCACCGAGGCCGCGGCGCACGATTCTGCTCCTCGTCGTCACGGCCGAGGAGTCGGGCCTGCTCGGATCGGGCTACTACGCGACGTTCCCGCTCTATCCGCTCGAGACGACGCTCGCCGCGATCAACGTGGACGAGCTGAACGTGTGGGGCCGCACGCGCGATGTGACGGTCATCGGCCTCGGCGCGTCCGACCTCGACGCGTATGCGGCGGAGGCGGCCGCCGAGCAGGGACGCGTGCTCTGCGCCGATCCGGAGCCCGAGAAAGGCTTCTACTACCGGTCGGATCACTTCAACTTCGCGAAAGCCGGCGTGCCGGCGTTCAATCCCGACTCGGGCGTCGAATTCGCCGGCAAGCCAGCCGACCACGGGCAGCGGGTGCGAGCGGAGTGGACCGAGAAGTATTACCACCAGCCGTCGGACCAGGTGCAGGATTGGTGGGATCTCGGCGGCGCCGCCGAAGACGGCAAGCTGCTGTTCGCGCTCGGCTACCGCGTGGCGAACGCCGAGGCGTATCCGGCGTGGTCGGCCGGCCGCGAGTTCCGCGCCGTCCGCGAGCAACGTCTCGCCGCGTTCCGCCGGTCGCGCGACGCGGCCGCCTCTCGGGGATGA
- a CDS encoding CPBP family intramembrane metalloprotease — protein MKVRRALTAAVLLSFVYAAVRLFWWLDDQQSPASYSATWSGLFKAGIWVLPSAMAAALLARRGAADRWPALGLDAGIARGLAFGLIATLPMAAAVAASGYRTATGDLIVGTVLLGPFAEEVLFRGFLLTHLRRSAGLSLPAAVALSALAFGAAHGPQLNAHVGSYYISSPWELTLVRVGMLAGQIATLTAGGIVFAWVYWRFASLWPAIGLHAFLNFWLTISTDQARTVPGWSLSLVAIAQLLSFVVALWLVRHPGTSRYWRLARLS, from the coding sequence GTGAAGGTCCGCCGCGCGCTGACGGCCGCCGTGCTCCTCTCGTTCGTGTACGCGGCCGTGCGGCTGTTCTGGTGGCTCGACGATCAGCAATCACCCGCCTCGTACTCGGCGACCTGGAGCGGCCTCTTCAAGGCCGGCATCTGGGTCCTGCCGAGCGCCATGGCGGCCGCGCTGCTCGCGCGCCGGGGCGCAGCCGATCGATGGCCGGCGCTCGGTCTCGACGCCGGCATCGCGCGCGGCCTCGCGTTCGGCCTGATCGCAACGCTGCCGATGGCGGCCGCCGTCGCCGCTTCCGGCTATCGGACGGCCACCGGCGACCTGATCGTCGGGACGGTACTGCTCGGGCCCTTCGCCGAGGAAGTGCTCTTTCGAGGCTTCCTGCTGACGCACCTGCGGCGGAGCGCCGGCCTCTCGCTGCCAGCCGCCGTCGCGCTCAGCGCGCTCGCGTTCGGGGCAGCGCACGGCCCGCAGCTCAACGCGCACGTGGGGTCCTACTACATCAGCTCGCCGTGGGAGCTGACGCTCGTGCGCGTCGGCATGCTCGCCGGACAGATCGCCACGCTGACCGCCGGCGGCATCGTCTTCGCCTGGGTCTATTGGCGGTTCGCCTCGCTCTGGCCGGCGATCGGCCTGCACGCGTTCCTGAACTTCTGGCTGACGATCTCGACCGATCAGGCGCGCACCGTGCCGGGGTGGTCGCTCAGCCTCGTGGCGATCGCCCAACTGCTCTCATTCGTCGTCGCGCTCTGGCTCGTGCGGCATCCCGGCACGTCGCGCTACTGGCGGCTCGCTCGTCTCTCCTGA
- the metH gene encoding methionine synthase — protein sequence MTAREYLDRILQRRIAVLDGAMGTMIQRRRLSEADFRGSVFAGHAIDLKGNNDVLVLTQPAVIGEVHREYLAAGADIVETNTFNANAVSQADYGLESAVYELNLAGARLAREAVDEWSARTPAQRRFVAGAIGPTNRTLSISPDVNNPAFRNITFDAMKAAYVDQVRGLIDGGVDLLLLETIIDALNTKAAIVAIQEVQDEQGVELPLMISATITDRSGRTLAGQTLDAFYIAMLHADPWAIGINCALGAAEMRPFLAELSRIAECWVSAYPNAGLPNAFGEYDQQPDETGHLLRDFAASGFANVLGGCCGTTPDHIARVVQAVDGVAPRPRPSPAAHGTRLSGLEPLEIRPDSNFQMIGERTNVTGSRKFARLVKDGQWAEAASVALEQVRGGANLIDVNMDEGMLDSAAAMTTFLQYVATEPEIARVPLMIDSSRWSVIQAGLKCVQGRPVVNSISLKEGEADFLQKAREIRRYGAAAVVMAFDEQGQADTIDRKVEICQRAYRLLTERARFAPADIIFDPNVLAVATGIEEHNAYARNFIEATQIIKATCPGVRVSGGISNLSFSFRGNDVVREAMHAAFLYHAIRAGLDMGIVNAGQLAVYEDIPPDLLERVEDVLFNRRPDATERLVTFADQVKGAKKEQDVQAWREQPVRERLVHALVHGIVDFIEADVEEARVALGQPIDVIDGPLMDGMKTVGDLFGAGKMFLPQVVKSARAMKRAVAYLEPYMAEAQASATSNGAREPNGRVLLATVKGDVHDIGKNIVGVVLGCNNYQVIDLGVMVPMDRILSEAEAQQADVIGLSGLITPSLDEMVAVAHEMERRRLRTPLLIGGATTSRQHTAVKIAPEYQGITVHVLDASRAVDVVSSLLSDRQRDAFVDTVRRDQAALRDRYAASREKPLLALANARANHLVTDWDTQELPVPWFVGRRVVEPPIADLVPFIDWTFFFSAWEMKGRFPAILDHPELGAAARELYENAQAVLSRMMGDPRIAVRGVYGFWPANSDGDDIVIFTDDARRTELARFHMLRQQERIADGRPNRCLADFVAPRASLAPDYIGAFAVTGGIGADVLAREYERAHDDYDAIVVKALADRLAEAFAEYLHAQARRDWGYARDEQLSAEDLIQEKYRGIRPAFGYPACPDHSEKTTLFRVLRPEDVGIELTESFAMTPPASVSGIYLSHPQAKYFNVGRLGRDQVEDYARRKGVSVEQAERWLAPYLGY from the coding sequence ATGACCGCACGTGAGTATCTCGATCGGATTCTCCAGAGACGGATTGCCGTCCTGGACGGCGCGATGGGCACGATGATCCAGCGCCGCCGGCTGAGCGAAGCCGACTTCCGCGGCAGCGTCTTCGCCGGCCATGCGATCGATCTCAAGGGCAACAACGACGTGCTGGTGCTGACGCAGCCGGCGGTGATCGGCGAGGTCCATCGCGAGTACCTTGCCGCCGGCGCGGACATCGTCGAGACGAACACGTTCAACGCGAACGCCGTGTCGCAGGCCGACTACGGGCTCGAGTCGGCCGTCTACGAGCTGAACCTGGCCGGCGCGCGGCTGGCGCGCGAGGCCGTGGACGAGTGGTCGGCCCGGACGCCGGCGCAGCGACGCTTCGTGGCCGGGGCGATCGGGCCGACCAATCGCACGCTGTCGATCTCGCCGGACGTCAACAACCCGGCGTTCCGCAACATCACCTTCGACGCGATGAAGGCGGCGTACGTCGACCAGGTGCGCGGCTTGATCGACGGCGGCGTGGACCTGCTGCTGCTCGAGACGATCATCGATGCGCTCAACACGAAGGCCGCGATCGTCGCGATCCAGGAGGTCCAGGACGAGCAGGGCGTCGAGCTGCCGTTGATGATCTCCGCGACGATCACCGATCGCAGCGGCCGGACGCTCGCGGGCCAGACGCTCGACGCGTTCTACATCGCGATGCTGCACGCCGATCCGTGGGCGATCGGGATCAACTGCGCGCTCGGCGCAGCCGAGATGCGTCCGTTCCTCGCCGAGCTGTCGCGCATCGCGGAGTGCTGGGTCAGCGCGTACCCGAACGCGGGCCTGCCGAACGCCTTCGGCGAGTACGACCAGCAGCCCGACGAGACCGGGCACCTCCTGCGCGACTTCGCCGCGAGCGGCTTCGCGAACGTCCTGGGCGGCTGCTGCGGTACGACGCCGGACCACATCGCCCGCGTCGTGCAGGCCGTCGACGGCGTGGCCCCTCGCCCTCGCCCCTCGCCGGCCGCGCACGGTACGCGGCTGTCGGGTCTCGAGCCGCTCGAGATCCGGCCGGACAGCAACTTCCAGATGATCGGCGAACGGACCAACGTCACGGGGTCGCGCAAGTTCGCCAGGCTGGTGAAGGACGGCCAGTGGGCGGAGGCGGCGAGCGTGGCGCTCGAGCAGGTACGCGGCGGGGCGAACCTCATCGACGTGAACATGGACGAGGGCATGCTGGACTCGGCCGCCGCGATGACGACGTTCCTGCAGTACGTCGCGACCGAGCCGGAGATCGCCCGCGTGCCGCTGATGATCGACAGCTCGCGCTGGAGCGTGATTCAGGCCGGGCTGAAATGCGTGCAGGGCAGGCCCGTCGTCAACTCGATCTCGCTGAAGGAGGGCGAAGCCGACTTCCTGCAGAAGGCCCGCGAGATCCGCCGGTACGGCGCGGCGGCCGTCGTCATGGCGTTCGACGAGCAGGGCCAGGCCGACACGATCGATCGCAAGGTCGAGATCTGCCAGCGCGCGTACCGGCTGCTCACCGAGCGCGCCCGGTTCGCGCCCGCCGACATCATCTTCGATCCGAACGTCCTGGCCGTCGCGACCGGCATCGAGGAACACAACGCGTACGCGCGCAACTTCATCGAGGCCACGCAAATCATCAAGGCGACGTGCCCGGGCGTGCGCGTGAGCGGCGGGATCAGCAACCTGTCGTTCTCGTTCCGCGGCAACGACGTCGTGCGGGAGGCGATGCACGCCGCGTTCCTGTACCACGCGATCCGGGCCGGCCTCGACATGGGCATCGTCAACGCGGGCCAGCTCGCCGTCTACGAGGACATCCCGCCGGATCTGCTCGAGCGCGTCGAAGACGTGCTCTTCAACCGCCGGCCGGACGCGACCGAGCGGCTCGTCACGTTCGCTGATCAGGTGAAGGGCGCCAAGAAGGAGCAGGACGTCCAGGCTTGGCGCGAGCAGCCGGTGCGCGAGCGGCTGGTACACGCGCTCGTGCACGGCATCGTCGACTTCATCGAGGCCGACGTCGAGGAGGCGCGCGTCGCGCTGGGCCAGCCGATCGACGTCATCGACGGCCCGCTCATGGACGGCATGAAGACCGTGGGCGATCTGTTCGGCGCCGGCAAGATGTTCCTGCCGCAGGTGGTCAAGAGCGCGCGCGCGATGAAGCGCGCGGTCGCCTACCTCGAGCCCTACATGGCCGAGGCGCAGGCGAGCGCGACGTCGAACGGCGCCCGCGAGCCGAACGGGCGCGTGCTGCTCGCCACGGTCAAGGGCGACGTCCACGACATCGGCAAGAACATCGTCGGCGTCGTGCTGGGGTGCAACAACTACCAGGTGATCGACCTCGGCGTCATGGTGCCGATGGATCGGATCCTGTCGGAGGCCGAGGCCCAGCAGGCCGACGTCATCGGCCTGAGCGGGCTGATCACGCCGTCGCTCGACGAGATGGTCGCCGTCGCGCACGAGATGGAACGGCGGCGGCTGCGGACGCCACTGCTCATCGGCGGCGCGACGACGAGCCGGCAGCACACGGCGGTGAAGATCGCGCCGGAGTACCAGGGCATCACCGTGCACGTGCTCGACGCCTCGCGCGCCGTGGACGTCGTGTCGAGCCTGCTGAGCGACCGGCAGCGTGACGCGTTCGTCGACACCGTCCGGCGCGATCAGGCCGCGCTCCGGGACCGCTACGCCGCCTCCCGGGAGAAGCCGCTGCTCGCGTTGGCGAACGCGCGCGCGAACCACCTCGTGACCGACTGGGACACGCAGGAGCTTCCCGTCCCGTGGTTCGTCGGCCGGCGCGTCGTGGAGCCGCCGATCGCCGACCTCGTGCCGTTCATCGACTGGACGTTCTTCTTCTCCGCGTGGGAGATGAAGGGCCGGTTTCCCGCGATCCTCGACCATCCGGAGCTCGGCGCGGCCGCGCGCGAGCTCTACGAGAACGCGCAGGCCGTGCTGTCGCGGATGATGGGCGATCCGCGCATCGCGGTCCGCGGCGTCTACGGCTTCTGGCCCGCCAACAGCGACGGCGACGACATCGTGATCTTCACCGACGATGCGCGCCGCACGGAGCTCGCGCGGTTCCACATGCTCCGGCAGCAGGAGCGGATCGCCGACGGGCGGCCCAACCGCTGCCTTGCCGACTTCGTGGCGCCGCGCGCGTCGCTCGCGCCCGACTACATCGGCGCCTTCGCGGTCACGGGCGGCATCGGCGCCGACGTGCTGGCGCGCGAGTACGAGCGCGCCCACGACGACTACGACGCCATCGTGGTCAAGGCGCTGGCGGATCGGCTGGCGGAGGCCTTCGCGGAGTACCTCCACGCCCAGGCTCGCCGGGACTGGGGCTACGCGCGCGACGAGCAGTTGTCGGCCGAGGATCTGATCCAGGAGAAGTACCGCGGCATCCGGCCCGCGTTCGGCTACCCGGCCTGCCCCGATCACAGCGAGAAGACCACGCTCTTCCGCGTGCTGCGCCCGGAGGACGTCGGCATCGAGCTCACGGAATCGTTCGCCATGACCCCGCCCGCTTCCGTCAGCGGCATCTATCTGAGCCACCCGCAGGCCAAGTACTTCAACGTCGGCCGGCTCGGACGCGACCAGGTGGAGGACTACGCGCGCAGGAAAGGCGTGAGCGTCGAGCAGGCTGAACGCTGGCTCGCGCCGTATCTGGGCTATTGA
- a CDS encoding metalloregulator ArsR/SmtB family transcription factor: protein MIDTAGLLRVLADPARLRLLRALAREPLNVTELTAVLAMAQSGVSRHLGLLRKLGVVVEERRGTFAWYRLAPDVAGQAGPRAALWSWLHGEFEHATDETRSDDSRLEEVRRLRKENFLQHGGGSERRQFVPGRSWAAWARALSLLLPAADVADLGCGEGYLTVETARWATRVTAIDRSADVLARARALAARRGVDNITWKRGELERLPLGDASVDVAILSQALHHADDPAAALAEAWRVLRPGGRVLILDLREHDQTWVRSKLGDRWLGFTDESLRRLLAASGFHQPVVRVGARRTADPFTVLVASAIKPSAAARTSSRRPRTVSAPRRRAPRTTQGAADVSLSNERPRR, encoded by the coding sequence GTGATCGATACGGCTGGCCTCCTGCGCGTCCTCGCCGATCCCGCCCGGCTGCGGCTGCTGCGCGCGCTGGCGCGCGAGCCGCTGAACGTCACGGAACTGACCGCTGTGCTGGCCATGGCGCAGTCCGGCGTGTCCAGGCATCTGGGGCTGCTCCGCAAGCTCGGCGTCGTCGTCGAGGAGCGGCGCGGGACGTTCGCGTGGTACCGGCTGGCGCCGGACGTCGCCGGGCAGGCCGGGCCCAGGGCCGCACTGTGGAGCTGGCTGCACGGCGAGTTCGAGCACGCCACCGACGAGACCAGGAGCGACGACAGCCGCCTCGAGGAAGTGCGCCGGCTGCGGAAGGAGAACTTCCTGCAGCACGGCGGCGGCAGCGAACGGCGCCAGTTCGTGCCCGGGCGGAGCTGGGCAGCCTGGGCGCGGGCGCTGTCGCTGCTGCTGCCCGCGGCCGACGTCGCCGATCTCGGCTGCGGCGAGGGGTACCTGACGGTCGAAACCGCACGCTGGGCGACGCGCGTGACCGCGATCGACCGATCGGCCGACGTGCTCGCGCGCGCACGCGCCCTGGCCGCCCGCCGCGGCGTCGACAACATCACCTGGAAGCGCGGCGAGCTCGAGCGGCTGCCGCTCGGAGACGCGAGCGTGGACGTCGCGATCCTCTCGCAGGCGCTCCACCATGCGGACGACCCGGCGGCCGCGCTCGCCGAAGCGTGGCGCGTGCTGCGCCCCGGCGGCCGCGTCCTGATTCTCGATCTCCGCGAGCACGACCAGACGTGGGTCCGATCGAAGCTGGGCGACCGCTGGCTCGGGTTCACGGACGAGAGCCTGCGCCGGCTGCTCGCCGCGTCGGGATTTCACCAGCCGGTCGTGCGGGTGGGCGCGCGGCGGACGGCCGATCCGTTCACGGTGCTGGTGGCCTCGGCGATCAAGCCGTCGGCCGCGGCACGCACGTCCAGCCGTCGGCCGCGAACGGTTTCCGCGCCGCGCCGCCGGGCACCGCGCACGACGCAGGGCGCCGCTGACGTCTCCCTCTCCAACGAAAGGCCGCGACGATGA
- a CDS encoding dienelactone hydrolase family protein yields the protein MRTYAAAGRRRAPLLLLAHGAGAGELHPWMERVGRGLAERGVTVVTFEFPYLRAGRRVPDRGPVLEAAFQEAWRAVASSADGRSAAALFAGGKSMGGRIATQVAATGGFAPAPRGVLAFGYPLHPPGRPAERRDRHLARVGVPLLLLHGTRDPFGSPDEMRALAAALPLATLHLVDGGDHSLEAPRRVDPAGAAFAAVLDAAAAWMRQA from the coding sequence GTGCGCACCTATGCCGCCGCCGGCCGCCGGCGCGCGCCGCTGCTCCTGCTCGCCCACGGCGCGGGCGCGGGAGAGCTGCACCCGTGGATGGAGCGCGTCGGGCGCGGTCTGGCCGAACGCGGCGTGACGGTCGTGACCTTCGAGTTCCCCTACCTGCGGGCTGGACGCCGCGTCCCCGATCGCGGCCCGGTGCTCGAGGCCGCATTCCAGGAGGCCTGGCGCGCCGTCGCGAGCTCGGCCGACGGCCGGAGCGCCGCGGCGCTCTTCGCCGGCGGCAAGTCCATGGGAGGCCGCATCGCCACGCAGGTGGCCGCGACGGGCGGGTTCGCGCCGGCCCCGCGCGGTGTGCTCGCGTTCGGCTATCCCCTCCATCCACCGGGCCGGCCCGCGGAGCGTCGCGATCGACACCTCGCGCGCGTCGGCGTGCCGCTCCTGCTGCTGCACGGCACGCGCGATCCGTTCGGGTCGCCCGATGAGATGCGCGCGCTCGCCGCCGCGCTGCCGCTGGCCACGCTGCACCTGGTCGACGGCGGAGACCACTCGCTCGAAGCGCCGCGGCGCGTCGATCCGGCGGGCGCCGCATTCGCCGCCGTGCTCGATGCCGCGGCCGCGTGGATGCGCCAGGCGTGA
- the pepF gene encoding oligoendopeptidase F, protein MTPPAPARSRRRADIDRRYQWDLGHIYPDWTSWDRARAELEGAIAEYGSLKGTLAEGPHRLLAAMHLNDRLGQLAYRVYFFASLRYDEDQRDNQINARRQQVQALMARWQQATSWFSPELLAIPLATVQAWMARDEQLAIYRFYLEEIYRLQEHVLDEQGERLLSLSAQLSGAPPQAYQALSVADAKFPEITLSTGETMTCTYGQYRAVMATNRHQPDRRAAFLGHYGTFAATLNTYAALYHAVCERDWFHARSRGYETTLDAALHGNNIPRSVVDNLIATTRASAGVEPLRRYHRLRRRALQLDRYYPYDFSIPIVEWDRRYAYDDVLEAIVRSVSPLGDAYQARMREGFAGRWIDVYETEGKQSGAYSAPVYGVHPYMLLNWADTLDDVFTLAHEMGHSMHTLLSHARQPFVYSDYTIFVAEVPSTLSEMLLLDHLLDRAHDRQERIVLLTHAIDEISSTFYTQVLFADFELAAHELVERDEPVTADVLSVLYKSRFEAYYGDAVDLEDLTPATWARIPHFYGSPYYVYQYATCFASAARLAAGIRQGGTAGAEARDRFLTLLAAGGSNHPMTLLEGAGIDLSEPSTVQAVSLELNTLLDRLEELL, encoded by the coding sequence ATGACGCCCCCCGCTCCCGCCCGCTCCCGTCGTCGCGCCGACATCGATCGCCGCTACCAGTGGGACCTCGGACACATCTACCCGGACTGGACGAGCTGGGATCGGGCACGGGCCGAGCTCGAAGGCGCGATCGCGGAGTACGGGAGCCTGAAGGGCACGCTGGCCGAAGGGCCCCACCGGCTGCTCGCCGCCATGCACCTCAACGATCGGCTGGGGCAGCTCGCCTACAGGGTCTACTTCTTCGCGTCGCTGCGGTACGACGAAGACCAGCGCGACAACCAGATCAACGCCAGAAGGCAGCAGGTGCAGGCGCTGATGGCGCGTTGGCAGCAAGCCACGTCCTGGTTCAGTCCGGAACTGCTGGCGATTCCGCTGGCGACGGTCCAGGCGTGGATGGCACGCGACGAGCAGCTCGCCATCTATCGCTTCTACCTCGAGGAGATCTATCGCCTGCAGGAGCACGTGCTCGACGAGCAGGGTGAGCGCCTGTTGTCGCTCTCGGCGCAACTCTCGGGCGCGCCGCCGCAGGCGTATCAGGCGCTGTCGGTCGCAGACGCCAAGTTCCCCGAGATCACGCTCAGCACGGGCGAGACCATGACCTGCACGTACGGCCAGTACCGCGCCGTGATGGCGACGAACCGGCACCAGCCGGACCGCCGCGCGGCCTTCCTCGGCCACTACGGCACGTTCGCCGCGACGCTCAACACCTATGCCGCGCTCTACCACGCCGTGTGCGAGCGCGACTGGTTCCATGCGCGATCACGCGGCTACGAGACGACGCTCGACGCCGCGCTCCACGGCAACAACATCCCGCGCAGCGTGGTGGACAATCTCATCGCCACCACCCGCGCCAGCGCGGGCGTGGAGCCGCTGCGGCGCTACCACCGGCTCCGCCGGCGCGCCTTGCAGCTCGATCGCTACTACCCCTACGACTTCTCGATCCCCATCGTCGAATGGGATCGCCGCTACGCCTACGACGACGTGCTGGAGGCGATCGTCCGGTCGGTGTCGCCGCTCGGCGATGCCTACCAGGCCAGGATGCGCGAAGGCTTCGCGGGCCGCTGGATCGACGTCTACGAAACCGAAGGCAAGCAGAGCGGCGCCTACTCGGCCCCCGTGTACGGCGTGCACCCGTACATGCTCCTCAACTGGGCCGACACGCTCGACGATGTGTTCACGCTCGCGCACGAGATGGGCCACTCGATGCACACGCTGCTCTCGCACGCGCGCCAGCCGTTCGTGTACTCGGATTACACGATCTTCGTCGCCGAGGTGCCGTCGACGCTCAGCGAGATGCTGCTGCTCGATCATCTGCTCGACCGCGCGCACGATCGGCAGGAGCGCATCGTGCTGCTCACGCACGCCATCGACGAGATCTCGAGCACGTTCTACACCCAGGTGCTCTTCGCCGATTTCGAGCTCGCGGCGCACGAGCTGGTGGAACGCGACGAGCCGGTCACCGCCGACGTGCTGAGCGTCCTGTACAAGTCGCGGTTCGAGGCCTACTACGGCGACGCGGTCGACCTCGAGGATCTGACGCCCGCGACCTGGGCCAGGATTCCCCACTTCTACGGGTCGCCGTACTACGTCTACCAGTACGCGACCTGCTTCGCATCGGCCGCGCGGCTGGCGGCCGGGATCCGCCAGGGCGGGACAGCCGGCGCGGAAGCGCGGGATCGATTCCTGACGCTCCTCGCGGCCGGCGGCAGCAACCATCCGATGACGCTGCTCGAGGGCGCGGGCATCGACCTGAGCGAGCCGTCGACCGTGCAAGCCGTGTCCCTCGAGCTGAACACGTTGCTCGATCGCCTCGAGGAGCTCCTCTGA